The following are encoded together in the Hemicordylus capensis ecotype Gifberg chromosome 4, rHemCap1.1.pri, whole genome shotgun sequence genome:
- the LOC128324918 gene encoding uncharacterized protein LOC128324918 isoform X2, which translates to MPDDLVPGRPAPVAPLPSPEDPAPVLPAPSLPLPAAPVEPPPVDPRVPVAPDLVAAVLQQLEACCANQWEVTLFRAAVLVAFFGAFRPGELLPWNRGSPRDRCLQFSDLSLSDGVAQLFLRRSKTDQHGKGQLVRLAAASDPGICPVIALRHYAALGPASAGCLFVHADQAPLTQYQFLAVVRRALVAAGVPPEGLTLHSFRIGAATTASRLGLQEAVVRRIGQWKSVAVRRYVH; encoded by the exons ATGCCTGATGACCTGGTTCCTGGAAGGCCTGCTCCTGTGGCTCCATTGCCATCGCCTGAGGACCCGGCTCCTGTGTTGCCTGCTCCGTCGCTTCCACTGCCTGCTGCACCGGTTGAACCTCCGCCTGTGGACCCTCGAGTACCGGtggccccgg ATTTGGTTGCCGCAGTGCTGCAGCAACTTGAGGCCTGCTGTGCTAACCAGTGGGAGGTAACTCTTTTTCGGGCGGCTGTTTTAGTCGCCTTTTTCGGCGCCTTTCGTCCAGGTGAGTTGCTACCATGGAACAGGGGCTCCCCGAGGGACCGTTGTTTGCAATTTTCTGATTTGTCACTCAGTGACGGGGTGGCACAGCTTTTTCTACGCCGTTCTAAGACGGATCAACACGGTAAAGGGCAGTTGGTGCGCTTGGCGGCTGCCTCTGACCCTGGCATTTGCCCGGTGATCGCCTTGCGGCACTACGCGGCCCTCGGGCCTGCCTCAGCAGGGTGCCTGTTTGTCCACGCGGATCAGGCACCTCTTACCCAATACCAGTTCCTGGCAGTGGTAAGAAGGGCATTGGTTGCGGCTGGGGTGCCGCCTGAAGGGCTCACATTACACTCCTTCAGGATTGGGGCGGCTACTACAGCTTCCCGGTTGGGCCTACAAGAGGCCGTGGTACGGCGGATCGGCCAGtggaagtccgtggcggtcaggcgttatgtgcaCTGA
- the LOC128324918 gene encoding uncharacterized protein LOC128324918 isoform X1: MPDDLVPGRPAPVAPLPSPEDPAPVLPAPSLPLPAAPVEPPPVDPRVPVAPGAGGAAAPVRVLICGHSLVFWAFKQTSTSHWGSQLGFGRRALVYWLVMRGMLWSQLLPAIKDHLARFPVPTVLVLHLGENDLGRRTGLSMVQQAASNLTVLRRWMPGVLILWINWLQRRVWRAAFNGFKLEKAQRKVSAAIGKLVLAAGGDIIRQPDLAARFHELYRPDGVHLSEAGCDLYLRNIRNGLAALLDGMGQGGQARADLPGWQ; this comes from the exons ATGCCTGATGACCTGGTTCCTGGAAGGCCTGCTCCTGTGGCTCCATTGCCATCGCCTGAGGACCCGGCTCCTGTGTTGCCTGCTCCGTCGCTTCCACTGCCTGCTGCACCGGTTGAACCTCCGCCTGTGGACCCTCGAGTACCGGtggccccgg gtgctggtggggcagcggctcctgtacgggtcctgatctgtggccattcgttggtcttttgggccttcaagcagaccagcacctcccactggggTTCACAGCTGGGGTTTGGACGAAGAGCCCTGGTGTATTGGTTGGTCATGCGGGGCATGCTGTGGAGTCAGCTGCTCCCGGCCATTAAGGATCACTTAGCTAGATTCCCTGTGCCCACCGTTCTTGTCCTTCACTTGGGTGAGAATGACTTAGGCAGGCGGACTGGCCTGTCCATGGTGCAGCAAGCCGCCTCCAATTTGACCGTACTGCGCAGGTGGATGCCCGGGGTTCTTATCCTCTGGATCAATTGGCTTCAGCGCAGGGTTTGGCGCGCTGCGTTTAACGGGTTTAAGTTAGAAAAGGCCCAGCGCAAGGTTTCGGCTGCCATAGGTAAGTTAGTTTTGGCGGCTGGGGGGGACATCATTAGGCAACCTGATTTAGCAGCTCGCTTCCACGAGCTATATCGCCCGGATGGTGTTCACCTTTCCGAGGCTGGGTGCGATTTGTATTTACGCAATATTCGGAATGGGCTTGCTGCACTGTTGGATGGCATGGGGCAGGGAGGCCAAGCAAGGGCtgacctccctgggtggcagtaa